A stretch of the Desulfobacter sp. genome encodes the following:
- a CDS encoding CRISPR-associated endonuclease Cas3'', with protein MSKKLYAHSKDGQPREDWQKLEVHLKNVAQKAYGFSKDFCSSDWAWNAGRLHDLGKAADEFQAYLLRENGLDDRRYDGIGTRKINHSSAGAAFAMEVFGPQVGLVYAYLVSGHHAGLPDFYSSETGRAALPFRLDEGEKNLSNIRQEADKIEKKSGSSENRVPGLRNITGKAITQ; from the coding sequence ATGTCAAAAAAGCTATATGCCCACAGCAAGGACGGTCAGCCCAGAGAAGACTGGCAAAAACTTGAGGTTCATCTCAAAAATGTCGCCCAAAAGGCATACGGCTTTTCAAAGGATTTCTGCTCTTCCGATTGGGCCTGGAATGCAGGACGCCTACACGATCTTGGCAAGGCCGCCGATGAATTCCAGGCCTATCTTCTTAGAGAAAACGGGCTTGATGATAGAAGGTACGATGGAATCGGAACCAGAAAAATAAATCATTCCAGTGCCGGAGCAGCCTTTGCAATGGAGGTGTTCGGCCCCCAGGTTGGATTGGTGTATGCCTATCTTGTATCCGGCCACCATGCAGGCCTGCCTGATTTTTATTCTTCAGAAACCGGACGGGCAGCCCTTCCATTCAGGCTTGACGAAGGTGAAAAGAATCTTTCAAATATCCGTCAGGAAGCAGACAAAATTGAAAAAAAGTCAGGTTCATCAGAAAATCGCGTACCTGGACTGAGAAACATCACTGGGAAGGCAATAACACAGTAA
- a CDS encoding ISL3 family transposase, with the protein MSTSFIYNAFGLRDYFYKTTRFIGGIITFELIPKPEAVKCPECNSRSVTRKGIVTRDLRTIPVGSKPVILRTAIQRIWCSFCQFVRQIKLSFAQEGKSYTRAFERYVLELSQFMTIKDIAIHLRISWDTIKQIQKEDLLRRYRNIPLEKVRQIAIDEISIGKGHKYLTIVMDLESGRILHVGEGKGGEALKSFWTKVKISKAKIKAVSIDMSPAYLSAVIENLSGSAIVFDRFHVVKLFNEKLSDFRRKLYNLLANTGQQKLLKGVRWLLLKNPENLSDDKKEAQRLEEALKINQPLLVVYYMKEELRQIWNQKKKETAEKIVSNWINLANISKIPMLMKFAKTLAVHRQRILSYYDYRISTGPLEGTNNKIKTMKRKVYGYRDSEFFRLKLLDLHNKRYALIG; encoded by the coding sequence ATGTCCACAAGCTTCATATACAATGCCTTTGGCCTTCGTGACTACTTTTATAAAACAACACGTTTCATCGGTGGAATAATCACTTTTGAACTCATACCAAAACCGGAGGCGGTAAAATGCCCGGAATGTAATTCCAGGTCCGTCACCAGGAAAGGGATTGTGACAAGAGATCTCAGAACAATACCGGTAGGTTCAAAACCCGTGATTCTCAGGACGGCTATCCAGAGAATTTGGTGTTCGTTCTGTCAATTTGTCCGGCAAATCAAACTATCCTTTGCCCAGGAGGGGAAAAGCTATACCCGGGCTTTTGAACGGTATGTCTTGGAGTTGTCTCAGTTCATGACAATCAAAGATATTGCCATCCATTTAAGGATCAGCTGGGATACGATAAAGCAGATCCAGAAAGAAGACCTGCTGAGGCGTTATCGAAATATCCCCCTTGAGAAAGTCCGGCAGATTGCCATAGATGAAATTTCCATAGGGAAAGGGCATAAATACTTGACCATCGTGATGGATCTGGAATCCGGTAGAATTCTGCACGTGGGAGAAGGAAAAGGTGGTGAAGCTTTGAAATCTTTTTGGACAAAAGTGAAAATATCGAAAGCAAAAATCAAAGCCGTCAGCATCGATATGTCCCCGGCATACTTGAGTGCTGTTATTGAAAATCTTTCTGGTTCAGCAATTGTCTTTGACAGATTTCATGTTGTTAAATTGTTCAATGAGAAACTGTCGGATTTCAGGCGAAAGCTCTACAACCTTCTTGCCAATACCGGGCAACAAAAACTTCTGAAGGGAGTCCGGTGGCTTTTGTTAAAAAATCCCGAAAACCTCAGTGATGACAAGAAGGAGGCCCAACGGTTAGAAGAAGCATTGAAAATAAATCAGCCGCTATTGGTAGTCTACTACATGAAAGAGGAACTCAGGCAAATATGGAATCAAAAGAAAAAAGAAACAGCTGAAAAGATAGTCAGCAATTGGATCAATCTGGCCAATATTTCCAAAATTCCAATGTTGATGAAATTTGCCAAGACCTTGGCTGTGCACAGGCAAAGAATCCTTTCATACTATGATTACAGGATATCTACAGGTCCTTTAGAAGGGACAAATAACAAGATAAAAACCATGAAACGGAAAGTTTATGGATACAGGGATTCGGAGTTTTTCAGGTTGAAACTTTTGGACCTTCACAATAAAAGGTACGCATTAATCGGATGA
- a CDS encoding WYL domain-containing protein — translation MHASGETAIFRETKIHSHIKNGLAKLMHFVPEKTQNELAGLKQIFISKTIGSKTYAGHEKTIGKLTESILNRTSCQIKYHAFYKDTIENVEIGPLHFYENNGGLYLFALKMQTREIRTYAVERIKTIQRLKRNVNYPNHFDPQAVLNSAFNLTHGDPVRVKIRFSPNEAPYIKEKSWAADQQIQNHSDGSLTLSMTISGRRDVKRWVMSFGKEARVLEPEDLRMEIKDELKFMINT, via the coding sequence TTGCATGCCTCCGGCGAAACCGCCATATTCAGGGAAACAAAAATCCATTCTCACATTAAAAACGGGCTTGCCAAACTCATGCATTTTGTTCCTGAAAAAACACAAAATGAGCTTGCCGGGCTCAAACAAATTTTCATTTCAAAAACCATTGGATCCAAAACATATGCCGGCCATGAAAAAACCATTGGAAAACTCACAGAGTCCATACTCAACCGAACCTCCTGCCAGATCAAATACCACGCGTTTTACAAGGACACGATTGAAAATGTGGAAATCGGCCCCCTTCACTTTTACGAAAACAACGGCGGGCTGTATCTCTTTGCATTGAAAATGCAAACCCGTGAAATCAGAACCTATGCGGTTGAACGGATCAAAACCATCCAGCGTCTCAAACGCAACGTAAATTACCCAAATCACTTTGACCCTCAAGCCGTCCTGAACTCCGCTTTCAACCTGACCCATGGCGATCCTGTCAGGGTAAAAATCCGTTTCTCCCCAAATGAGGCCCCGTACATCAAAGAAAAATCCTGGGCCGCCGACCAGCAGATCCAAAACCATTCAGACGGCTCTCTTACCTTGTCCATGACCATCTCGGGCCGCAGGGATGTCAAACGCTGGGTCATGTCTTTTGGTAAGGAGGCAAGGGTATTGGAACCAGAAGATTTAAGGATGGAGATTAAGGATGAGTTAAAATTTATGATAAATACATGA
- the pyrE gene encoding orotate phosphoribosyltransferase, translating into MGYKQEFIEFLVQCKALRFGEFELKSGRIAPYFINTGMFDTGAKIQKLGTYYARAIQAHFKDDFDGIYGPAYKGIPLCITAAAALADQGIDKGYVFNRKEAKTYADKSAVVGMPLNASTRLILVDDVITSGKAIRESLEILKTCDNPKVTGIVISVNRQERGKTEKNALKEVADTLGIPIFAIVTISEIIEFLHNREINGQIVLDDKMKTKIESYLAEYGEK; encoded by the coding sequence ATGGGTTACAAACAAGAGTTTATCGAATTTCTGGTCCAGTGCAAGGCATTGAGATTCGGGGAGTTTGAATTGAAAAGCGGGAGAATCGCTCCCTATTTTATCAACACCGGCATGTTTGACACCGGCGCCAAAATCCAGAAACTGGGCACCTATTATGCCCGGGCCATTCAGGCGCATTTTAAGGACGATTTTGACGGGATATACGGGCCGGCCTACAAGGGCATTCCTTTGTGCATCACCGCTGCCGCCGCCCTGGCCGACCAGGGCATTGACAAGGGCTATGTGTTTAACCGTAAAGAGGCCAAAACCTATGCAGACAAAAGCGCTGTGGTGGGCATGCCCCTGAACGCGTCAACCCGGCTCATCCTGGTGGATGATGTGATCACCTCGGGCAAGGCCATCAGAGAGTCTCTGGAAATCCTGAAAACCTGTGACAATCCAAAAGTTACAGGCATCGTTATCAGCGTCAACCGCCAGGAACGGGGCAAAACCGAAAAAAATGCCCTAAAAGAAGTGGCTGATACCCTGGGCATTCCCATTTTCGCCATTGTCACCATCTCTGAAATCATCGAGTTTCTTCACAACCGTGAAATCAACGGCCAAATCGTTCTGGACGACAAGATGAAAACAAAAATTGAGTCATACCTGGCTGAATACGGGGAAAAATAA
- a CDS encoding dihydroorotate dehydrogenase electron transfer subunit, whose amino-acid sequence MITDQRPVMVRVARKQVHSPSFASLYFDLSIKFKPGQFLMVWIPGLDEKPYTISLHRPTQFAITVEAKGRFSKRAVALEKGDQIGIRGPFGNGFKISPKSNIGVVAGGCGMAPLAPLVDRLEALEDKDIFFIHGARSKEFLLYPDRFATHRNLCTDDGSRGHKGFVTEILEDRLKKQGLDMVYACGPEIMMARVFKICEAHAIPCQISLERYMRCGFGVCGACVCGSQVVCKDGPVFGSKILRTMEDFNSKALLKSGQPVAIDQYASWRCQ is encoded by the coding sequence ATGATTACAGACCAGCGACCCGTGATGGTAAGGGTGGCCCGAAAACAGGTCCATTCTCCCTCCTTTGCCAGCCTTTATTTTGACCTTTCCATTAAATTTAAGCCAGGCCAGTTCCTCATGGTCTGGATTCCGGGTCTGGATGAAAAGCCCTATACCATCTCCCTTCACAGGCCAACCCAATTTGCCATTACCGTTGAGGCCAAGGGCCGGTTTTCAAAACGAGCCGTTGCCCTGGAAAAAGGAGACCAAATCGGCATCAGGGGGCCTTTTGGCAATGGGTTCAAGATCAGCCCTAAATCCAATATCGGGGTTGTGGCAGGGGGATGCGGCATGGCGCCTCTGGCCCCGCTTGTGGACCGGCTTGAAGCCTTGGAAGACAAAGATATCTTTTTTATCCACGGGGCAAGGTCCAAAGAGTTTCTCCTCTACCCGGACCGGTTTGCAACCCATCGAAACCTATGCACGGATGACGGGTCCCGGGGGCACAAAGGATTTGTCACGGAAATTCTGGAAGACCGATTAAAAAAACAAGGTCTGGACATGGTCTATGCCTGCGGCCCTGAAATCATGATGGCAAGGGTGTTTAAAATCTGTGAAGCCCATGCGATCCCCTGCCAGATCTCTTTGGAGCGGTATATGCGGTGCGGGTTCGGGGTCTGCGGGGCCTGTGTCTGCGGCAGCCAGGTGGTGTGCAAGGACGGCCCGGTGTTTGGCTCCAAAATCTTAAGGACCATGGAAGATTTCAACTCCAAGGCCTTGCTAAAATCAGGGCAGCCCGTGGCCATTGACCAATACGCATCATGGAGATGCCAATAA
- a CDS encoding dihydroorotate dehydrogenase, translated as MQIEFLGTSLRTPLVLASGVLGNNKAILERVWANGCGLPTMKSIGPEPRDGHHNPTVIDLGEGMINAVGLHTPGYLNMEEEWQDLENRKFPVNASIYGGSVEEFARVAQFVAAKGPEFIELNISCPNSESHGMIFGVNPESSFAVVSAVKKVTDIPVIAKLTPAAPDIGTIAKACEEAGADAICAINTAGPGMVIDIESQQPVLAFKKGGLSGPMIRPIAVRCVYDIYEQVSIPIIGLGGITTGADAVEIIMAGASLVGMGTAVRYRGINVFNRVNQEIDDWLKTHATSIDQIIGIAHGKQKPVNPKGEK; from the coding sequence ATGCAGATTGAATTTCTGGGAACATCCCTAAGAACCCCCCTGGTACTTGCCTCGGGGGTTCTTGGCAACAATAAGGCCATTCTGGAACGGGTCTGGGCGAACGGGTGCGGCCTGCCCACCATGAAGTCCATCGGCCCTGAGCCCAGGGACGGCCATCACAATCCCACGGTCATTGACCTGGGAGAGGGCATGATCAATGCCGTGGGCCTGCACACGCCCGGCTATCTCAACATGGAAGAGGAATGGCAGGATCTTGAAAACCGAAAATTTCCCGTTAATGCCAGCATTTACGGCGGATCTGTGGAAGAGTTTGCCCGGGTGGCGCAGTTTGTGGCGGCCAAGGGCCCTGAGTTTATTGAACTGAATATCTCCTGCCCCAATTCAGAGAGCCACGGCATGATCTTCGGGGTCAACCCGGAATCTTCATTTGCCGTGGTCTCTGCCGTAAAAAAGGTGACCGATATCCCTGTAATTGCCAAGCTCACCCCGGCAGCGCCTGACATCGGCACCATTGCAAAGGCCTGTGAAGAGGCCGGAGCCGACGCCATCTGCGCCATTAACACGGCAGGACCGGGCATGGTCATTGACATTGAATCCCAACAGCCGGTGCTGGCCTTTAAAAAAGGGGGACTGTCCGGCCCCATGATCCGGCCCATTGCCGTGCGCTGTGTCTATGATATCTATGAACAGGTCTCCATCCCCATCATCGGCCTTGGGGGGATCACCACCGGCGCCGATGCCGTGGAAATCATCATGGCAGGGGCCAGCCTTGTGGGCATGGGCACGGCCGTCCGGTACCGAGGAATCAATGTATTCAACAGGGTCAACCAGGAAATTGACGACTGGCTGAAAACCCATGCCACCTCCATTGACCAGATCATCGGCATTGCCCATGGAAAACAAAAACCTGTGAACCCAAAGGGGGAAAAATGA
- a CDS encoding NADH:ubiquinone reductase (Na(+)-transporting) subunit F — protein sequence MIYFISILVFTAVIGILVMVLLFVEAKVTTQGEHKVTINKDKDITVAGTPSLLSALSANEIFLPSACGGSGSCGMCKCTVTEGGGSILPTELAHLSRKDKLAGKRLSCQLKIKEDLNIDVPESIFGIKKVEAQVVSNENVATFIKELVLKPVEPIDFEAGAYIQIDVPEYDLNFQDFHIQSQYVSEWKKYNLLELTSKGIKPGFRAYSLANPPHDNEILMLNVRIATPPPGTAGIPPGFGSSYVFGLKPGDPVTISGPYGDFMARNTDREMCFIGGGAGMAPLRSHILHQLDGIDSGRKISFWYGARSKREMFYDEDFKDLEARYKNFSYHVALSSPEKEDHWTGLQGFIHTHLCDEYLCSHEDPAEIEYYLCGPPPMIDAIISGLYEMGIEDDMIFYDKF from the coding sequence TTGATTTATTTTATCAGCATACTGGTCTTTACCGCGGTCATCGGCATTCTGGTCATGGTTTTGCTTTTTGTGGAAGCCAAAGTCACCACCCAGGGAGAGCATAAGGTGACCATCAATAAAGACAAAGACATCACCGTGGCCGGCACCCCCAGCCTGCTGTCCGCCCTGTCTGCCAACGAAATTTTTCTGCCCTCGGCCTGCGGGGGCTCCGGGTCCTGCGGCATGTGCAAATGCACAGTCACCGAGGGTGGAGGCAGTATTCTACCCACGGAACTTGCCCATTTGAGCCGGAAGGACAAACTTGCGGGCAAGCGGCTTTCCTGCCAGCTTAAAATCAAGGAAGACCTGAACATTGACGTGCCTGAATCCATTTTCGGCATCAAAAAAGTTGAGGCCCAGGTGGTCTCCAATGAAAATGTGGCCACCTTTATCAAGGAACTGGTGCTCAAACCTGTGGAACCCATTGATTTTGAGGCAGGCGCTTATATCCAGATAGATGTGCCCGAGTATGATCTCAACTTCCAGGACTTTCATATCCAGAGCCAGTATGTAAGCGAGTGGAAAAAATACAACCTGCTCGAACTGACCTCCAAGGGGATAAAGCCCGGCTTCAGGGCCTATTCTCTGGCCAATCCCCCCCATGACAATGAGATCCTCATGCTCAACGTCCGCATTGCCACCCCGCCCCCGGGCACGGCAGGGATCCCCCCGGGATTCGGCTCTTCCTATGTCTTCGGCCTTAAACCGGGTGACCCTGTCACCATTTCAGGACCCTACGGGGACTTCATGGCCAGAAACACGGACAGGGAGATGTGCTTTATCGGGGGCGGTGCCGGCATGGCCCCCCTGCGGTCCCACATCCTTCACCAGCTGGACGGGATTGACTCGGGCCGGAAAATTTCATTCTGGTACGGGGCCAGATCCAAACGAGAGATGTTTTATGACGAGGATTTCAAGGATCTTGAAGCAAGATACAAAAATTTTTCCTATCATGTGGCCCTGTCCTCCCCTGAAAAAGAGGATCATTGGACCGGGCTTCAAGGCTTTATCCATACCCATCTTTGCGATGAATACCTTTGCAGCCACGAGGATCCTGCAGAAATCGAATACTATCTTTGCGGGCCTCCGCCCATGATCGATGCCATTATCAGCGGCCTCTACGAGATGGGCATAGAAGATGATATGATCTTTTACGATAAATTTTAG
- the nqrE gene encoding NADH:ubiquinone reductase (Na(+)-transporting) subunit E — translation MGDLLSLFINSVFIGNILLAYFLGMCSFIAVSKNVETATGLGFAVIFVLTVTSPVNWLIYHGLLAPGALSWLGFPDLDLSFLKFITFIAVIAAMVQAVEMVIDRYSPMLYAALGVFLPLIAVNCAILGTSLFMVERNYTFVESIVFGAGSGTGWMLAIVSMASIRKKTRYSDVPKGLDGFGITMIIAGLMAMTFMMFSGITL, via the coding sequence ATGGGCGATCTTCTCAGCCTTTTTATCAATTCGGTTTTCATCGGCAATATCCTTTTGGCCTATTTCCTGGGGATGTGCTCGTTTATTGCGGTGTCCAAAAATGTGGAAACCGCTACGGGCTTAGGCTTTGCCGTTATCTTTGTCCTCACGGTGACCAGCCCTGTCAACTGGCTGATCTACCACGGGCTTCTGGCACCCGGGGCCCTGTCCTGGTTAGGTTTTCCAGACCTGGACCTCAGCTTTTTAAAATTTATCACCTTTATTGCGGTGATCGCCGCCATGGTCCAGGCCGTGGAAATGGTCATTGACCGGTATTCGCCCATGCTCTACGCAGCCCTGGGGGTGTTTTTACCTTTGATTGCCGTGAACTGCGCCATTCTGGGAACCTCGCTTTTCATGGTGGAACGAAACTACACCTTTGTTGAATCCATTGTCTTCGGGGCAGGGTCGGGCACCGGCTGGATGCTGGCCATTGTCTCCATGGCCAGCATCCGGAAAAAAACACGGTATTCGGATGTGCCCAAAGGCCTTGACGGCTTTGGGATCACCATGATCATTGCAGGGCTCATGGCCATGACATTCATGATGTTTTCAGGCATTACCCTCTAG
- a CDS encoding NADH:ubiquinone reductase (Na(+)-transporting) subunit D, giving the protein MFKSKTEYQEILIKGIWKENPVAYQVLGICSALAVTVKMSTAIVMAVALTVVTAFSSLSISLMRKHIPSNIRIIVELAVIASLVIVTDEVLKAFFYDISKQLSIFVGLIITNCIVLGRAEAFALANDPIDSFVDGIANGLGYGLVLVLVAFVRELLGSGKFFGLPIIPQFIYDLGFQNMGLMVLAPGAFFIIGLLVWLKNSLPGISSEKRS; this is encoded by the coding sequence ATGTTCAAATCCAAAACAGAATACCAGGAAATACTGATCAAGGGGATATGGAAGGAAAACCCCGTGGCCTACCAGGTCCTGGGGATCTGCTCTGCCCTGGCCGTCACGGTAAAAATGTCCACAGCCATTGTCATGGCCGTGGCCCTCACCGTGGTCACCGCCTTTTCTTCTTTGTCCATCTCTTTAATGCGCAAGCATATCCCTTCCAACATACGGATCATTGTGGAACTGGCCGTGATCGCCTCTCTGGTCATCGTCACGGACGAGGTGCTCAAGGCCTTTTTCTATGACATCTCCAAACAGCTGTCCATATTTGTGGGCCTGATCATTACCAACTGCATTGTCCTGGGCCGTGCAGAGGCCTTTGCCCTGGCCAATGACCCCATTGATTCCTTTGTGGACGGCATTGCCAACGGACTTGGCTACGGTCTTGTCCTGGTGCTGGTCGCCTTTGTCCGGGAACTGCTCGGATCGGGCAAATTTTTCGGTCTGCCAATCATCCCCCAATTTATCTATGATTTAGGATTCCAAAACATGGGGCTGATGGTCCTTGCGCCGGGCGCCTTTTTCATCATCGGCCTGCTGGTCTGGCTGAAAAATTCCCTTCCCGGTATTTCAAGCGAAAAAAGGAGTTAA
- a CDS encoding FMN-binding protein, translating to MSDKNSRKNVILFAAGLSLVCSLLITAAATGLKGFQQENIALDKKINLLSAAGLVAPGDKPDKDLVNAIYETRIQEKIVDPQGKVIQTEIPGAMHLYFILGPQKEDVQTTMKENITGYILPVNTRGLWGKIRGYLAFENDGQTVSGFSVFSHSETPGLGGEIEAAWFKKNFKGKKILNSQNKFVSVSIAKGKTQDLPQTEQDHFVDGISGATLTGKYLSQGIKDTLIKYEGVSVTFRQKELKTQKK from the coding sequence ATGTCTGATAAAAACAGCCGCAAAAATGTGATCCTTTTTGCCGCAGGCCTCTCCCTGGTCTGCAGCCTGCTGATCACGGCAGCCGCCACAGGCCTTAAAGGGTTTCAACAGGAAAACATTGCCCTGGATAAAAAAATCAACCTGCTCTCTGCGGCAGGACTCGTGGCACCGGGGGACAAACCTGACAAAGACCTGGTCAACGCCATCTACGAAACCCGTATCCAGGAAAAAATCGTGGACCCACAGGGCAAGGTGATTCAAACCGAAATCCCCGGGGCCATGCACCTTTACTTTATCCTTGGACCCCAAAAAGAGGATGTCCAGACGACCATGAAAGAAAATATCACAGGGTATATCCTGCCGGTGAACACCCGGGGGCTGTGGGGAAAAATCAGAGGCTACCTGGCCTTTGAAAACGACGGTCAGACCGTGTCGGGATTTTCCGTGTTCAGCCATTCGGAGACCCCGGGGTTAGGCGGAGAAATTGAAGCGGCCTGGTTCAAGAAAAACTTTAAAGGCAAAAAAATTCTCAACTCCCAAAATAAGTTCGTCTCCGTGTCCATTGCCAAGGGCAAGACCCAGGATCTGCCCCAAACCGAGCAGGATCACTTTGTGGACGGCATCTCCGGTGCCACCCTCACAGGCAAATACCTCTCCCAGGGAATCAAAGATACCCTGATCAAATATGAGGGCGTCTCTGTGACCTTCCGCCAAAAAGAATTAAAGACTCAAAAAAAATAA
- a CDS encoding NADH:ubiquinone reductase (Na(+)-transporting) subunit B — protein sequence MKNPLKNIFDQTKPLFTGEGKYKKYEPIWDATKTFFFLPSPKNMFMPFVRDHLDLKRYMSMVILALVPVTFFGIFNTGFQAGLATGESYTLVQEFTTGAFYVVPMILVSYGVGFLWEFLFAVVRRHKISEGFLVTGLLFPLSLPPTIPLWQVALGISFGVVMGKEVFGGTGRNILNPALTARAFIFFSYPVSMSGDIWIAGKDLVDGISGATALAVTGFEGQAIGSALSEAGFSLTRLFIGLIPGSVGETSALCCLIGAAFLMVTRIANFRIILGGIAGLVITALLVYLIPGGQESWANAGPLYHLCAGGFLFGISFMATDPVSAPGTNPGRWIFGLLIGFLTVIIRVVNPAFMEGVMLAILFMNVFSPLLDHLVVKFRSARRIPNV from the coding sequence ATGAAAAATCCACTAAAAAACATCTTTGACCAGACAAAGCCCTTGTTTACCGGAGAGGGAAAATACAAAAAATATGAACCCATCTGGGATGCCACCAAAACCTTTTTCTTTCTGCCCTCCCCCAAAAACATGTTCATGCCCTTTGTCCGGGACCATCTGGACTTAAAGCGCTATATGAGCATGGTGATCCTGGCCCTCGTACCGGTCACTTTTTTCGGCATATTCAACACCGGATTTCAGGCAGGCCTGGCTACGGGGGAATCCTATACCCTGGTCCAGGAATTCACAACAGGTGCCTTTTATGTGGTGCCCATGATCCTGGTATCCTACGGGGTGGGATTTTTATGGGAGTTTCTCTTTGCCGTGGTTCGCCGTCATAAAATTTCAGAAGGATTTCTGGTCACAGGACTGTTATTTCCCCTGAGCCTGCCCCCGACCATCCCCCTCTGGCAGGTGGCCCTGGGGATCTCATTCGGTGTGGTCATGGGCAAGGAGGTGTTCGGCGGCACGGGCAGAAACATTTTAAACCCGGCCCTGACCGCCCGGGCCTTTATCTTTTTTTCCTATCCCGTGTCCATGTCCGGAGACATCTGGATTGCAGGCAAAGATCTTGTGGACGGCATATCCGGAGCCACCGCCCTCGCCGTAACCGGGTTTGAAGGCCAGGCCATCGGGTCTGCCCTGTCCGAGGCAGGATTTTCTTTGACCCGGCTCTTTATCGGCCTGATCCCGGGCAGTGTGGGAGAGACCTCAGCCCTGTGCTGCCTGATCGGTGCTGCCTTTCTCATGGTCACACGGATTGCCAATTTCAGGATCATCCTGGGCGGGATTGCAGGGCTTGTGATCACCGCCCTGCTCGTATATCTCATCCCCGGGGGCCAAGAGAGCTGGGCCAATGCAGGTCCTCTGTATCATCTTTGCGCCGGCGGATTTTTATTCGGCATCTCTTTTATGGCCACAGACCCTGTTTCTGCACCGGGCACAAATCCGGGCCGGTGGATTTTCGGACTCTTGATCGGATTTCTCACCGTGATCATCCGAGTGGTGAACCCGGCCTTTATGGAAGGGGTGATGCTGGCCATTTTGTTCATGAATGTCTTTTCACCCTTACTCGACCATCTGGTGGTAAAATTCCGGTCTGCCAGGAGGATACCCAATGTCTGA